One Salinimonas marina DNA segment encodes these proteins:
- a CDS encoding DUF799 domain-containing protein has protein sequence MKCFKLLFLLTISVLLVACTSMPPAYDYSAFKAANPKSVVVLPPINNTPEVIAPYSIMAQVAPPIAESGFYVFPVAVVDQTFKNNGLTVAQDIHAVEFKKLSEIFGADAALYINIEEYGTSYVVISSETRVTVAASLVDLSSGNLLWKSTATASSAENQNANSGGLIGILVQAAVSQIFETITDRGFDIAAITSSRLLSAESYNGLLYGPRSPKFGHPVPSEKAN, from the coding sequence ATGAAATGTTTCAAGTTACTGTTCCTTCTCACGATTAGTGTTCTTCTAGTGGCCTGTACCAGTATGCCGCCTGCATACGACTACTCCGCTTTTAAAGCCGCAAACCCAAAATCGGTTGTTGTATTGCCCCCTATCAATAATACTCCCGAAGTTATTGCCCCATATAGCATAATGGCCCAAGTTGCCCCCCCAATAGCAGAGTCTGGTTTTTATGTTTTTCCGGTGGCAGTGGTAGATCAAACCTTTAAAAACAATGGTCTTACAGTCGCTCAAGATATACATGCTGTCGAATTCAAGAAGTTGTCTGAAATATTTGGTGCCGATGCTGCGTTGTACATCAACATTGAAGAATATGGCACGAGTTATGTGGTGATTTCTAGTGAAACTCGGGTAACTGTTGCTGCCTCGCTAGTAGACTTAAGCAGCGGCAACTTGCTGTGGAAAAGTACGGCAACGGCCTCCTCTGCTGAAAACCAAAACGCAAATAGTGGTGGCCTGATTGGGATTTTAGTACAGGCAGCGGTCAGTCAGATTTTCGAAACAATAACGGACAGGGGGTTTGATATAGCAGCAATAACCTCCTCTCGCTTGCTTTCAGCCGAAAGCTATAATGGTCTATTATACGGGCCTCGATCTCCCAAATTTGGTCATCCCGTGCCGAGTGAAAAAGCCAACTAG
- the efpL gene encoding elongation factor P-like protein EfpL has product MPKASDIKKNNTIVYNGKTCIVRDIDRSVPQGRAGGSIYRMRMYDVVTGAKFDETFKDSDMLEMADLVRRPAMFSYMDGEEFVFMDKEDYTPYHMNQESIADEALFINEKTDGIQVLIVDDAPVALDLPMSVELEVVETDPSIKGASATSRTKPATLSTGLVVQVPEYISTGEWIKINTEERKFQSRGEKH; this is encoded by the coding sequence ATGCCAAAGGCAAGTGACATCAAGAAAAACAACACCATCGTTTATAATGGGAAAACCTGTATTGTCAGAGATATTGACCGCTCGGTACCGCAAGGGCGGGCTGGTGGCAGTATTTATCGTATGCGTATGTACGATGTGGTCACCGGCGCCAAATTCGATGAAACCTTTAAAGACTCGGATATGCTGGAAATGGCTGATCTGGTTCGTCGTCCGGCGATGTTTTCGTATATGGACGGGGAAGAGTTTGTCTTTATGGATAAAGAAGACTACACCCCTTATCACATGAATCAGGAAAGCATTGCTGATGAAGCTCTGTTTATTAATGAGAAAACCGACGGGATCCAGGTGTTAATCGTTGATGATGCGCCGGTGGCGCTGGACCTGCCGATGAGTGTGGAACTGGAAGTGGTTGAAACCGACCCTTCTATTAAAGGTGCCTCGGCCACCTCAAGAACCAAGCCTGCCACCTTATCGACCGGCTTGGTGGTACAGGTACCAGAATACATCAGCACCGGCGAATGGATAAAAATCAATACCGAAGAACGTAAATTCCAAAGCCGCGGCGAAAAGCACTAA
- a CDS encoding DUF4810 domain-containing protein has product MRLILIAVFSLTLWGCKTTEPLYHYGEYNNAVYSYFKGEEVTLEEQISVLNQAIETAAAEGKNIAPGVHAHLGMLYFEAGNPEMGAQQFAQEKALFPESEQYIDFLLKSAKGA; this is encoded by the coding sequence ATGAGACTTATTTTAATAGCAGTTTTTTCCCTAACGCTTTGGGGCTGTAAAACAACAGAGCCACTTTATCATTACGGTGAATACAATAATGCGGTATATAGCTACTTCAAAGGTGAAGAGGTCACATTAGAAGAGCAAATTTCAGTGCTTAATCAGGCTATTGAAACTGCTGCGGCCGAAGGTAAAAATATAGCTCCGGGTGTTCACGCACATTTAGGCATGCTTTATTTTGAGGCTGGTAACCCAGAGATGGGAGCTCAACAATTTGCTCAGGAAAAAGCTTTGTTTCCAGAGTCAGAGCAATACATTGATTTCTTATTGAAATCAGCAAAGGGAGCCTAA
- a CDS encoding CsgG/HfaB family protein has product MNGCATTTSKAVETPTVNSYQTQFTGEKQKLVVGNFVNRSSFQNGIFSSGNDRLGNQAKTTLMSHLQQTNRFRVLDRDNMELLASEANRSGTTQSVTGAKFVVTGDVTEFGRKAVGDRQLFGLLGKGKSQIAYAKVTLNVVDITSSEIVYSVAGAGEYSLSEREVIGFGSTAGYDATLNGKVLDLAVREVVNKLVSGIESGAWTI; this is encoded by the coding sequence ATGAACGGATGTGCGACAACTACCTCTAAGGCTGTTGAAACACCAACTGTAAACAGTTATCAAACCCAATTTACCGGTGAAAAACAAAAGTTGGTAGTTGGAAATTTTGTTAATCGGTCGAGCTTTCAAAATGGGATTTTTTCATCTGGAAATGATCGCCTTGGTAACCAGGCCAAAACCACTTTGATGAGTCACCTTCAGCAAACTAATCGATTTCGTGTTTTAGATCGTGACAATATGGAGTTGTTGGCCAGTGAGGCTAATCGTTCCGGTACCACCCAAAGCGTTACTGGCGCTAAGTTTGTTGTTACAGGAGACGTTACCGAATTTGGCCGAAAGGCCGTAGGTGACAGACAACTTTTTGGTTTGCTAGGTAAAGGAAAATCACAAATTGCCTATGCGAAAGTGACTCTGAACGTAGTTGACATTACTTCTTCAGAGATAGTGTATTCGGTGGCAGGAGCTGGTGAATATAGCTTGTCAGAACGTGAAGTTATAGGGTTTGGTAGCACCGCTGGATACGATGCTACTTTAAATGGAAAAGTATTGGACTTAGCGGTACGCGAAGTAGTTAACAAGTTAGTGAGCGGCATCGAATCTGGTGCATGGACAATCTAA
- a CDS encoding serine hydrolase domain-containing protein — MKRQAVVAAFLTLSAPSISATSIDGATLDQYEQYLTQYRQQNSVLSLSVAIVKDDKIVYAKGFGWQDHDAEERTTADTTYLADSITKTFTGATLLAMEADGKIDLDAPFTTLSDWQKRCKWLGSSGIIFGGGTLDNGQQIPPVDCNASITLRQVLQHRVQGTPGSGFFYNPVVFGRLSNWVEENTDKSWREWMHLYVLGPAKLENIAAGWRDEKGSVALTHLAPPFRHAPEQSDNLAPSVLPNPELNASSGIIASVKSLARYSIALDQGLILSSEQRQKMWTPPTEANGEPAPYAYGWFVQNWQGYKVVWHSGWWPDAYAGFLVKIPEVGLTLVILGNTDGLRTDINTLTTAEVHKNPVVGKFLELFLGPNTTADQ; from the coding sequence ATGAAAAGACAGGCTGTGGTGGCTGCGTTTCTGACCTTATCTGCGCCATCAATCAGCGCTACGTCAATTGATGGCGCAACACTCGACCAATATGAGCAGTATTTGACACAGTATCGACAACAAAACTCGGTGCTGAGCCTGTCCGTGGCAATCGTAAAAGACGATAAAATTGTTTATGCCAAAGGCTTTGGCTGGCAGGATCATGACGCCGAAGAACGCACGACCGCCGATACCACTTATCTGGCCGACTCCATCACCAAAACCTTTACCGGCGCCACCCTTCTGGCGATGGAGGCTGATGGCAAAATTGATCTTGATGCCCCTTTCACCACCTTAAGTGACTGGCAAAAACGCTGTAAATGGCTGGGTAGCAGCGGCATTATTTTTGGTGGTGGCACGCTGGATAATGGCCAGCAAATTCCGCCGGTGGATTGTAATGCTTCTATTACTCTTCGTCAGGTGCTTCAGCATCGCGTACAGGGTACCCCAGGTTCTGGGTTTTTCTATAATCCTGTGGTTTTTGGCAGGTTATCCAATTGGGTAGAAGAAAATACGGATAAATCCTGGCGTGAATGGATGCACCTGTATGTGCTTGGCCCGGCAAAGCTCGAAAACATTGCGGCAGGCTGGCGCGATGAAAAAGGGTCTGTGGCACTGACCCACTTAGCCCCACCCTTTCGTCATGCGCCTGAACAATCTGATAACCTCGCCCCTTCTGTTTTACCCAATCCTGAACTTAATGCCAGTTCCGGTATCATCGCCAGTGTAAAATCGCTGGCCCGTTATTCCATTGCTCTCGACCAGGGGTTAATTTTATCTTCTGAGCAACGCCAAAAAATGTGGACGCCCCCTACCGAGGCAAACGGTGAGCCCGCCCCCTATGCCTATGGCTGGTTTGTGCAAAACTGGCAGGGCTATAAAGTGGTATGGCACAGCGGCTGGTGGCCCGATGCCTATGCCGGTTTTCTGGTCAAAATACCTGAGGTCGGATTAACCTTAGTGATACTGGGAAACACCGATGGGCTGCGAACCGACATCAATACCCTGACCACCGCCGAGGTTCACAAAAATCCGGTGGTAGGAAAGTTTCTGGAGCTGTTTTTGGGCCCAAACACTACAGCTGACCAATAA